In Candidatus Sericytochromatia bacterium, the genomic stretch GTGCCGATGTGGGTGAAGTTGGCGGCTGCCAGCGCGATGGCACTTGGAACCAGTGCCGGCGGCTGGAAAATCATCAAGACGATGGGGACCCGGATCGTGAAGCTGCAGCCCATCAACGGATTCGCCTCCGACACTGCCGCGGCCCTCACGATCACGACAGCCTCCCAATTCGGTTTGCCCGTCTCGACCACGCACGTGGTTTCGGGGGCCATCATGGGCGTGGGGGCGACCAAGCGCGTCTCCGCCGTCCGATGGGGCGTCGCGGGCAACATGGTGTTGGCTTGGGTGTTCACCATTCCCATCACCTCCAGCTTGGCGGCTTTCATCTACTGGGTACTGCGCTGGGCTTTGAAGTTCTAGGCCGGCCATTCGATGGAGATGCAGGTCGTTTTTCTGGGGACCTCGGGGGCCGTACCGACGCCTGAACGCGGCTTGACCGCCACGCTGCTGAAGCGCGGCGGTGAGCGGGTGCTGGTGGATTGTGGCGAAGGCACGCAGCGTCAGTTGATGCGCGCCGGCGTGGGCATCAACCAGATCGGCGTGATCCTGCTGACGCATTTTCATGCCGATCACTACCTGGGTTTGCCGGGGATGCTCAAGACCTGGGAACTCTGGGGACGTCAGGAACCCGTCGCCATCTATGGCCCCAAGGGGTTGACCAGCATGGTGACCATGTTTCGACGAATCGTCGGAAGCACGACCTTCGAGGTCAGCTACCATCAGGTCGAGGCTGGCCATCGCTTCGAGCGAGACGACTGGGTGATCACCGCGATCGCGACCGATCATCGCGTGGCCTCCCTGGGATGGTCGTTCGTGGAACCCGCTCGTCCGGGGCGTTTCGATGCGGCGCGCGCCGAGGCCCTGGGGCTGAAACCGGGCCCGGATTTCGGGGCCTTGCAGCGGGGGGAGACCGTCGAAGGTTCCCAAGGTCCCGTGTCTCCGGCTCAGGTGCTGGGCCCCTCACGGTCGGGGCGGCGGGTGGTGGTGACAGGCGATACCCGGCCGTGTCAGGCGGTCGCGGAAGCGTCTCAGGATGCCGATCTGCTGGTCCACGATGCCACCTTCGCCGAGGAGGCGGCCGACCGGGCCCGAGAGACCTACCACTCGACGGCGGCGGAGGCCGCCCGGCTTGCGCTTGAGGCTCGGGTCAAGATGCTGGCACTCACCCACATCAGCTTTCGCCACGCGGCTCGCGACCTGCTGGCAGAGGCCCACGCCATTCAACCTGGTGTCATTCTCCCCCACGACCTTGACCGGGTCGAACTGCCGTTTCCGGAGCGAGGGGGCCCAGTCTGGGTCGATCACCGCCAGGAACGTGCGCAACAGCGCTTGGCCCGACGTCAAGGCGTTTCCTGATCCCGCGGTTCTCGGAGCCTGACAGCCCGGACGCTGCCTGTTCGCCCTGTGCGCGCGTCGAGCACCGACGCGTGGGGTATGAACCCAGAACCCCTTCGGTGACTCACCCGGTCGAGGTGCTGCTTGGAAACCTGTACCTATCACGCCAAATCCCGGGCTGTCGGGACTTGCACCGCCTGTCGGAAGCCGGTATGTGCCACATGTCGCGACGAAGGCGAGCGCGGACGGTGCATGAATTGTTGTGCCGGGAGCCTGCGCCCGACGGTCACGCCTGCCGTGGCCCCAGCGGACCCCGAGCGAGAAACGCCGCTTTCAGAGCCGTCACCGGCCAGCGTGGCCAAGGATGTGTCCTGGGCTGAGCGATTGACGCCGGCAGTGCCGCGTCCGCCTCAGGCCCCGCTCAGAAAGACTCAGGGAGCGGCCGCTGGGCCGTTGCAAGCGGGCGGGCAAGCGGCCGGGGCAGCCCTGAGCGCTTCCGCCGGTGACTCCCCCGACGCGTCGGGGGGCCCTCAGGGAAAGGGGCCGGGGCGGCCTCGCCCTGCCGCGGAAAAAACCGTCTCCGCCCCTCGTGCCGGCGTGGTCTACTGTCGAAACCATCAGGATATTCGTGCGGCCACCGCTTGCAGCCTGTGTCGGCGCCCGTTTTGTCCGGCCTGCTTGAATACCAGGGGCGTTTGTGGGGCTTGTACGCAGCAAGCGCTGGAGCGCGAGCCGCAGCTTCACTCGCTCGAGCACGCGCCGCGTCCTTTGCCCGGCGGCAGGCAGGCGTGGGGGCGGTTGATCCTGGGGGCCTGCGTGTTGCTGGGGGGAAGTTGGGGAATCTACCGGATGGCGCACCCCTCCCAGGCGACTCGCCCGGCGGCCACGCGCGCGCCCGCCAGCTACAAGATGTCCGAGCTGACCCCTGCGGAGCGAAAGCTGCTGCAAGATTTGCAACGGGAGCGTCGTGTGGTCAAGCCGAGAAACGAGGCCCCGGCGCCACGCTTGGCCGTTGAAATCCCCTCGTCATACGGCGCTGGCGCCAGGCCGCGCGTGCTGGCGCACGCGCCAGGGGACGAAGCAGCGGCGCAGGACCCCCCACCGCCTGTCGTGCCTGCGCAGCCGACGGAAGTCCGGGCCTTCACGCCCGCGGATGGGGCCATCGTGGGCGGTCAGGTGGTGATCCGGGCGGCCATCGCGGGGAATCCCACGCGTGTCGTTTGCCAGCTCGACGGTCAGACGCTGGGGGTCACGTCCGGTCCCGCGCCGGTGTTTCCCTGCAACTCGCGGGCCTGGCGAAACGGGCCGCACCAGGTCGTGCTCAGTGCCTCCGGACCGGGCGGGGCAACCCAGGTGCAGTTTACCCTCAACGTGATGAATCGCTAGCCTGCTAGCCCTTGTTCAGCGCCATCAGCGACGATTCGAGTATCCGCGTGAGAGCGGGCGTCGGGCCAGCAGAACCCAACGCTGCAAGCGCAATCCCAAGCCTGCGAGCACCCCCACCCCGAACCCGCCAAGATGGGCGAACCAGGCCACGCCTCCGCTGGTTGCGGCGTGCTCGTTGGCCGAGCTGGCCATTCCTTGCCAGGATTGGGTCAGAAACCAGATGCCTAAAAAGATGAAGGCGGGGATTCTGACCGTGCGGATGAAGGGAAACAACAGGATCAGGGTCTTGATCCGGGCACCCGGGTGAAGCACCAGATAGGCTCCCAGGATCCCGCTGATGGCGCCGCTCGCTCCGAGCAACGGCAGCGGGCTGTGAGGGGCAGACCACACGTGTGCGAGGCTGCCCGCCAAACCGGCTAACAGATAGAAACCCAGAAACCTGAGGGGGCGCATCTGGTCCTCGATGTTGTCGCCAAAGATATACAGAAACAGCATGTTGCCTCCAAAGTGCATCCATCCGCCGTGTAGGAACATGCAGGAGAATAGGGAGAGAAAGCTCCCCAGGCCTGGATAGTGACCGGATTGAACGGCGGCCACATCTGCCGTCAGGGCAGCCGGCGTGAGGGCAAACGTCTGCAGGAAGCCATCCCAGGCCTTTTCGGGGAGGGCCAGTTGATAGGCGAACACCAGGGCGTTCGCGGCGATCAGGCACCACGTCAGCCAGGGCGTGCGGGTGTGCTCATTTTCATCGTGGAGTGGCAGCATGAGGGCCCTTTCCTGATGGCGGCCGAAAGCACGGGGGATCCGGTACCATCATGCGGGAAACCTGGAACCGAACGAAGGAGGTAGGGATGGATGCCGTGAGTAATGTGCGGGACCTTGCGCACGTGGCGGAACTCTTGAAGGCCCACGATCGCTACCTGATTGTGCCCCATACGGCGCCGGACCCCGACGCGTTCGGGTCGACGTGTGGCCTGGCCCGCCTGCTGACTCGGATGGGCAAGCAGGTGACCCTGTTCTGCGATGAGCCTGTGCCGGAATCCTGCCGCTTTCTGACGCGCTGGTTCCCAGTGGTCGACCGCCCACCCACCGATGCGGCCGACTGGCGCCTGGTGTTCCTCGATGGTGGCGAACGGCACCGCCAGATTGCGTCTGTCCGCGAATGGCCTACATGGATGAACCTGGACCATCACCTCGACAATGGCCGCTTCGCCGAGTGGATCTACGTGGACACCGAGGCGGCGGCCACCTCCCTGATCGTGGCCCAGTTGCAGCCCCACCTCGATGTTCCGCTCGACGCGGAGACCGCGTCCTGTCTGTTCACGGGCATCCTGTTCGATACCCGGGGAGCCTTTGTGACGGATCGCTGTGATGGGGCGTTGTTTCGGACCGTGGCCAATCTGGTGGAAGCGGGCGCGCGCCCGGACCAGATCAATCGGGAACTTCACGAACAACTGAGCCGGACCGATCTTCAGGTCTTCGGCGAAGCCCTGACTGGCCTGCAGACAAGCCTCGGCGGACGGATCGTGTACGCGTGTCTGACTGCTGAGATGCTCAAGGGCGGCGAGGGCAGCGACCAGGCGGTGGAGCTGTTGACGCAACAACTCCCGCGCGTGCGGGGGGGAGAAGTTTACCTGCTGTTCAAGGAGTCCGAGGAAGGACGGATCAAGGTGAGCCTGCGTTCCAAGGGCAACGTGCCCGTCAACACGCTGGCCAAGCAGTTCGGCGGAGGGGGGCATCGTTACGCCTCCGGCGCACGCTTCGAGGCCACCATGGAGCAAGCCCTGGCGCGCTTGCTGCCCGCCTGCGAAGCCGCCGTTCAGGCCCACCTGGCCAGTTTGAGCTGAGCGGGGTTGCGCCGTGTCTGCCGAACGCACTCTCCGTGACGCGTGTGTGGGGTACGCCAGCGTGGCGATCGCCGGCACGGCCAAAAATGCCGGAAAAACCACGGCGCTCAATCACCTGATTGCCGCATTCTCCCGTGGTGGGGAGCGCCTGGGTTTGTCCTCGATTGGCCGAGACGGAGAGGCCGTCGATCAGATCACCCATCGGCCCAAGCCTCGCATTGTTCCGCCCGTGGGCACCCTGGTGGCCACCTCCCACGAGTCGGCGCTGTACTCTCAGGCCACGCTGGTGCTTCGGGAGCCCACCCCGTTCCGAACGGCGCTCGGCCCCGTCGGGATCTACGAAGTCCGTTCAGCCGGTTTCGTCGAGGTGGCAGGCCCCGTCAAGGTCAGGGAGGCCGCGGCCCTGTTGCGACAGCTCCAGCGTTTGGGGGCCGAACGGGTCTTGCTGGATGGTGCTGCTGACCGTCGGGCCTTCATTTCGTGCGGGGTCGACGCCTTTGTCCTGGCGACTGGACTGGTCCTGGGTGAGGATGTCTCTGCGGTGGTCTCCGAAACGAAATTCATCCTGGATCGCCTGCAACTCCCTGAACCAGCACCGGCCTGGCAGGCCCGGTGCTTGGGGCTTGACGCGCCTGGAGCGCTGAGTCCGGCGGGATTCACGCCTTGGGTGGCCGACACGCTGTTGAGTGACCTCGGGCGACTCCCTGGCTGGCTCCCGGCCGGTGCGGAGGCCCTGTATGTGCCCGGCGCGGTGTCGGATGCGCTGCTGGAGGTGCTACTCGAGGCACGCTTGACGGTTGATCTGATTGTGCCCAGCGGCACTCACCTGCTGGCCTCGCAGGAACACCTGGGGCGTTGGATGAAGCGTGGACGAACCTGTCACGCCCTGCGGCCCGTGCGGGCGATCGCCTTGACGGTCAATCCCACGGCACCCGATGGGCGGACGTGTGCGCCCGAGCAGTTACGGATGGCCTTGAGCGAGGCGTTCCCCGACCTGCCTGTGTTTGATGTCGAGGCGAGCGCACCGGAACGCTGAGCCCGGCGGGACCGAGCCCTCGCGTCACGTCCCAGCCGTCACATCGCTTTCCTGGCAGGCCTGCAGGCAGTCCAGCAACCAGGTGCGATACATCGCGTAGAAATGGCGTTGGAACGACTGGGTGAGCTCGACGCCGCGCGTGTGGCGATCGCCGGGTTCCTGCGGGGTGACGCCTGTGCCCGGAGCATCATTCAGTTTCTGCTCCAGTTCTCGCAGCGCCCGCCTCAGCACTGGTTCCAGCTGCTGAGGAGAGACCGTCCCCAAGGCCCAAACCTTGATCAGCATCGGGTCTTTCAGCACGCGGGCTTCGGGCGGTTCCCCCACCCAGGCCCCCAGGGTACGGTGACCCTCCGGCGTGAGCACGTACACCTTCTTTTCTGGACGTCCGATCTGCGCCACTGCCTGATACTGAACCAGGCCTAGCCTGGTCAGGGCGGCCAGTTCCGGGTAGATCTGGCTGTGTTTGGCGGACCAGAACAATCCGTCACTGGCCGCGAGATGCTTGGTCAGGTCGTAGCCCGTCATCTCGCGTCGGGCCAGCAGGCCCAGAATGGCATAGCGCAGGGACATTCGTTCACCTTTCCGGGCCAGGGGGGGCTGGGCGAAGCGCCACGCCTGCATCTTTCCTGAGCGCCCCCTGGGAGGCAAGCCTCGGCGTGTCGCAGGCAGCCGAGCTGGATGGGCCTGTGGCCTTGTTGGAAATGTTGCGTCAAAGGTCGCTTGCGTGTCAATCGTTCGTGCAGGGGCGTCACCTTTTCAATCGGCCTGCAAGGGAATAAGATCGCAAGATACGCGGAGGTCGGATTCATGCACATCCCGCTCGAAAGCGCACTGGTCGAAGAAGCCCGGTGCCTGGCCGACGGTGTCGTCGGCCGCATGATGGGCTACATTCGTGCCCACTCTACGGTGTCGATCGAGCGCGCCGTGCTGCGCCTGCTGGGGGTCGATGGGGTCGACGAAGAAGGGGTGCCCTGGCCCAATCGCACGGTCGATCGCATTCAGGCCGCCGGCCAGCTGCCGAGCGGCGTGAGTCACTGGCTGGCGGGTGTTTGCCTGGCCAAGGGGCTGGGGCCCCAGGCCGCTGCCGAATGGATTGCCACTGCTGCCACGCCTGCCGATTGGGGCTGCGAGGATGTTTCGGCAGGCGCGCGCGAGCGGTGGGCGCTGGAACAGATGGGGGTCGCGTTGGAGCACCTGCGCACCTCTCGCCTGCAGCGCCAACGGTTTCGTGAACGGCTGGGCGTGGGCCCTGCCCCCTTGCGCTATCTGATTGTCGCCACCGGCAGCATCTACGAGGATGTTCCCCAAGCGGTCGCGGCGGCCAAGCAGGGGGCAGATATCATTGCCGTGATTCGAGCTACCGCCCAGAGCCTGCTCGATTTCGTGCCGTTTGGCGCGACCTCGGAAGGCTCCGGGGGAACCTTTGCGACCGCCGCCAACTTCCGTCTGCTGCGGACCGCTCTGGACGAGGTGTCGGAAGAACTCGGTCGCTACATCCAGGCCACCAATTACGCCTCCGGCCTCTGCATGCCGGAAATCTCCGTGCTGGCGGCTCAGGAAGGTCTGGATATGCTGCTGAACGATGCCCTCTATGGCATCCTGTTTCGCGATATCAACTTGTATCGCACGCTGACAGACCAGTATTTCTCGCGGATGGTGAATGGATTTGCCGGCATCCTGATCAACACGGGCGAGGACAACTACCTCACCACCGCAGATGCCATCGAAGCAGGACACACCGTGCTATCAAGCCAGTTCATCAATGAACGCTTCGCACGGGAGGCAGGGATTCCGACCCACCTCATGGGCCTCGGTCATGCGTTCGAAATCGACCCGAAGCGTGAGGATGGGTTCCTGGATGAACTGGCGATGGCCCAGCTGGTGCG encodes the following:
- a CDS encoding lysine 5,6-aminomutase subunit alpha encodes the protein MHIPLESALVEEARCLADGVVGRMMGYIRAHSTVSIERAVLRLLGVDGVDEEGVPWPNRTVDRIQAAGQLPSGVSHWLAGVCLAKGLGPQAAAEWIATAATPADWGCEDVSAGARERWALEQMGVALEHLRTSRLQRQRFRERLGVGPAPLRYLIVATGSIYEDVPQAVAAAKQGADIIAVIRATAQSLLDFVPFGATSEGSGGTFATAANFRLLRTALDEVSEELGRYIQATNYASGLCMPEISVLAAQEGLDMLLNDALYGILFRDINLYRTLTDQYFSRMVNGFAGILINTGEDNYLTTADAIEAGHTVLSSQFINERFAREAGIPTHLMGLGHAFEIDPKREDGFLDELAMAQLVRQVFPEHPLKYMPPTKHITGNIFQSYAHQTMYNLATVLTNQSICLLGILTEAIHTPFVADRYLALRNMSYMENFTRHLVGEFDLRPEGRIAARANQVLREAVLQLRHIHDVGLVAAIGEGCFADVRRAPDGGKGLEGVFEKAPDYLNPFWAEFERRAPESALSV
- a CDS encoding rhomboid family intramembrane serine protease translates to MLPLHDENEHTRTPWLTWCLIAANALVFAYQLALPEKAWDGFLQTFALTPAALTADVAAVQSGHYPGLGSFLSLFSCMFLHGGWMHFGGNMLFLYIFGDNIEDQMRPLRFLGFYLLAGLAGSLAHVWSAPHSPLPLLGASGAISGILGAYLVLHPGARIKTLILLFPFIRTVRIPAFIFLGIWFLTQSWQGMASSANEHAATSGGVAWFAHLGGFGVGVLAGLGLRLQRWVLLARRPLSRGYSNRR
- a CDS encoding bifunctional oligoribonuclease/PAP phosphatase NrnA, with the protein product MDAVSNVRDLAHVAELLKAHDRYLIVPHTAPDPDAFGSTCGLARLLTRMGKQVTLFCDEPVPESCRFLTRWFPVVDRPPTDAADWRLVFLDGGERHRQIASVREWPTWMNLDHHLDNGRFAEWIYVDTEAAATSLIVAQLQPHLDVPLDAETASCLFTGILFDTRGAFVTDRCDGALFRTVANLVEAGARPDQINRELHEQLSRTDLQVFGEALTGLQTSLGGRIVYACLTAEMLKGGEGSDQAVELLTQQLPRVRGGEVYLLFKESEEGRIKVSLRSKGNVPVNTLAKQFGGGGHRYASGARFEATMEQALARLLPACEAAVQAHLASLS
- a CDS encoding helix-turn-helix transcriptional regulator; this translates as MSLRYAILGLLARREMTGYDLTKHLAASDGLFWSAKHSQIYPELAALTRLGLVQYQAVAQIGRPEKKVYVLTPEGHRTLGAWVGEPPEARVLKDPMLIKVWALGTVSPQQLEPVLRRALRELEQKLNDAPGTGVTPQEPGDRHTRGVELTQSFQRHFYAMYRTWLLDCLQACQESDVTAGT
- the rnz gene encoding ribonuclease Z, with product MQVVFLGTSGAVPTPERGLTATLLKRGGERVLVDCGEGTQRQLMRAGVGINQIGVILLTHFHADHYLGLPGMLKTWELWGRQEPVAIYGPKGLTSMVTMFRRIVGSTTFEVSYHQVEAGHRFERDDWVITAIATDHRVASLGWSFVEPARPGRFDAARAEALGLKPGPDFGALQRGETVEGSQGPVSPAQVLGPSRSGRRVVVTGDTRPCQAVAEASQDADLLVHDATFAEEAADRARETYHSTAAEAARLALEARVKMLALTHISFRHAARDLLAEAHAIQPGVILPHDLDRVELPFPERGGPVWVDHRQERAQQRLARRQGVS